The following proteins are encoded in a genomic region of Plasmodium chabaudi chabaudi strain AS genome assembly, chromosome: 1:
- a CDS encoding nucleoside diphosphate kinase, putative produces the protein MTEEKCIFIILPDVTNNFKDDEVIEKLEEKDFIILKKKKVHLTKFDVREIFTYKPEQYNNIDAFYEYIESGLCVICLLENKHGDTRTKLSHLIKNKSILIKDESYFECLEYLCNLQCKDIPFYFSKNEWYFTRDINYFFPPLDKTSLERNLIIIKPDVIEKNKISDIINDILNFNLLIVSVKREILTIEKAKEIYEHSVDKPYYTSLIDFMTSDKGIVCLAVEGTNCVSRCRVLCGPSLSMMEFENIPVGCLKRKYGTDEVKNGVHLPDEGRIDKEINMFFSKSQFKNENAILVIKKSVMKPEKLAILRMYLKKYGFNILEEKIVPTDENILNELQKEGMNEIVNWNKEKFMIIIILSRINCITSLFYLMGSKSVNESKTKRSNSIRSIFCINNDDIILVKNINNIKILTKKYFNNGKYNDIITVDQINNFFFCKNFNYFKNGENNIKLKTILVECFQNLCQEKPNPNISNLWISQWIDKYMNLDISQFDENAKNEKDKHEEEPCGNIKSKWEKKEKKNIKINKNFIIIPNIHEENEIVNYFEKLNYINLNLNELCNKEEKNNSLLGKKIEYTKKKYKNLTVELIKRILKETLEKNKSYNKYILTSFSHIIDLSKLIQTDIIPDSYCLLSNSENVFPMNETALGDEGKNVDLKMDINKNDEYKDFLLFLKDKDMNGIGEFHCNSIGHTFLNKGKILIYRNKDNYFYEFKKKFKNNIIIFFGVKTKKLQNMINFFIDNYNYIYINHLSLLNSKGRCTKMRGNKENHYDSTTDEEQDLDVDTDGDAEYSSDVYSPDFSSLIYSNIIEKIIRLQNNNYKNIILCNPPINEKYINLVKQKTNSNITYFYFKCNMDMHFKEVYSKEKNDEQHAEEIYEKPSLTSNCKLIQSHIFYQNKIIENLQDKPYFYKFNLNEKENDTPEDCNNYLYNIFDALKKKIILICNTTSIDANFVGLYLQYKYPDIMFCDLSNINETNEMVNKNNTRRIIDEAFHNLNNKHKECENKTRLINVIINKMLYFCSQINASYFIFSGFPTNLKLKDLQKLSFFFDIKLCIFIGNDISHFSALDFSKSIEEPFSSIFYYFQSMGTLLPLDLNEKFKAGVVVPVEADSCLDKKPSEVVEVNDRPNPTGPFLDANFVNTEDETQLSDDAKIEILMKVEKKIKPKLIIYNCPDKYDLTKYLKEKNNNKNKLFQCIFYEDIFKDVYTSIVENESEEYLTKLLKQKKEQIKIEVYIKYLKQRLRNSTDYLFSNIVLLNLSKGEEKEAGESNESSESNETDEVANRMEDIYNLIELKKVVHFIHFKKFEELQIEDKIRLSILNDYKILSHDVLKNETDSIPNEIAEVDIDFKNEGLQFGDSIKFSSCIEYIEDRNELEGLPDEEITKLSSASQENNQQSDSEKGEETNIVDIDHEVKSDENLATKKDDDEWKYNKETEEKINSVLNKYPDVEYSCIYLNRSIPNNCNNIFCPKIIILFIPQNIYLQFYMSFMICSVLKNFISINMKNIYDENCVKEKIKKGIREGRKKGRVNEVVNFINIENPSLENNTINNPNNYVEIKTMFETIINKIKNTDNNILLSGFPIVQNKYNISDYFYQFNFLKNFKIDGIISLYFNSLYLDNLSSDGNISLNEYTKLTEFIKKEFTCKHKLYFKTINSQNDINNVLTNISEMVQSP, from the exons ATGACGGaagaaaaatgtatttttattattctccCTGATGTtactaataattttaaa GACGATGAAgttatagaaaaattagAGGAAAAggattttataattttaaagaaaaaaaaagtgcaCTTAACAAAG TTTGATGTTAGAGAAATATTTACTTACAAGCCTGagcaatataataatatagacgcattttatgaatatatagaaagCGGGCTGTGTGTTATTTGCttattagaaaataaacatgGAGACACAAGAACAAAATTAAGTCATCtaataaagaataaatCGATACTTATAAAGGACGAGTCGTATTTCGAATG CTTAGAGTACCTGTGCAATTTACAATGCAAAGACAttccattttatttcaGCAAAAATGAATGGTACTTTACCCGAgacataaattatttttttcctccCCTTGATAAAACTAGTTTGGAGagaaatttaataataataaaacctgatgttatagaaaaaaacaaaataagtGACATAATAAATGACATACTAAATTTTAACTTATTAATCGTTTCTGTAAAGAGAGAAATATTAACTATTGAAAAAGCAAAGGAAATTTATGAGCATTCAGTGGATAAG CCATACTATACCAGCTTGATAGACTTTATGACTTCCGACAAGGGAATAG TGTGTCTTGCTGTGGAGGGAACGAACTGTGTAAGCCGATGTCGAGTATTATGTGGGCCATCCTTGTCAATGATggaatttgaaaatattccaGTTGGGTGtctaaaaaggaaatatggTACTGACGAAGTTAAGAATGGAGTG CATCTCCCTGATGAGGGCAGAATAGACAAAGagataaatatgtttttttcaaagagccaatttaaaaatgagaaTGCAATtttagtaataaaaaaaagtgtaaTGAAGCCTGAAAAATTGGCAATACTAAGAATGtatttaaagaaatatgGGTTTAATATTTTGGAGGAAAAAATAGTTCCAAcggatgaaaatattttaaatgaattacAAAAAGAAGGAATGAATGAAATAGTAAATTggaataaagaaaaatttatgataattataattttatctagaataaattgtattactagtttattttatttgatggGATCAAAAAGTGTAAATGAATCTAAAACCAAAAGATCTAACAGTATTAGAAgcatattttgtataaataacGATGACATAATattagtaaaaaatataaataatataaaaatattaacaaaaaaatattttaataatggaaaatataatgatataattacagtagatcaaataaataacttttttttttgtaaaaattttaattattttaaaaacgGAGAGAATAATATAAAGTTGAAAACAATTTTGGTTGAatgttttcaaaatttatgtCAAGAAAAACCAAATCCAAATATTTCCAATTTATGGATAAGTCAATGGATAGACAAATACATGAATTTAGACATAAGTCAGTTTGAtgaaaatgcaaaaaatgaaaaagacaAGCATGAGGAAGAGCCTTGTGGGAatataaaatcaaaatgggaaaagaaagaaaaaaaaaatataaaaataaataaaaattttataattataccAAATATacatgaagaaaatgaaatagtaaactattttgaaaaattaaattatattaatttaaatcttAATGAGTTATGtaataaagaagaaaaaaataattcgtTGCTTGGAAAGAAAATTGAATATACAaagaaaaagtataaaaatttaacagttgaattaataaaacgtattttaaaagaaactttagaaaaaaataaatcttacaataaatacattttaacAAGCTTTTCACATATTATtgatttatcaaaattaatacaaaCCGATATTATTCCTGATTCGTATTGTCTACTTTCAAATTCAGAGAATGTCTTTCCTATGAATGAAACTGCTTTAGGGGACGAAGGAAAGAATGTagatttaaaaatggatatcaataaaaatgatgagtATAAagattttcttttatttttgaaagaCAAAGATATGAATGGGATTGGAGAGTTTCATTGTAATTCGATAGGCcacacatttttaaacaaagggaaaatacttatatatagaaataaagataattatttttatgagtttaaaaagaaatttaaaaataatataataatattttttggtgTTAAAACGAAGAAGCTACAAAATATGATCAATTTCTTTATTGACAActacaattatatttatataaatcatttGTCTTTATTAAATAGTAAAGGTAGATGCACAAAAATGCGAGGAAACAAAGAGAACCATTATGATTCTACAACTGATGAAGAACAGGATCTAGATGTAGACACAGATGGAGATGCCGAATATTCGTCTGATGTTTATTCTCCTGATTTTTCGTCTCttatttattcaaatattattgaaaaaattattagattgcaaaataataattataaaaatatcattttgtGTAACCCAccaataaatgaaaaatatattaatttagttaaacaaaaaacaaattcaaatataacatatttctattttaaGTGTAACATGGATATGCATTTTAAAGAGGTATATAGTAAAGAGAAAAACGATGAACAGCATGCagaagaaatatatgaaaagcCAAGCTTAACTAGCAATTGCAAACTTATACAAagtcatatattttatcaaaataaaataattgaaaatttaCAAGACAaaccatatttttataaattcaatttaaatgaaaaagaaaatgatacaCCAGAAGATTGTAataactatttatataacatttttgatgctttaaagaaaaaaattatattaatatgtaataCAACAAGTATAGATGCAAATTTTGTTggattatatttacaatataaatatccAGATATAATGTTTTGCGATTTaagtaatataaatgaaacaaatgaaatggttaacaaaaataatacaagaAGAATTATTGATGAAGCTTTTCACAATctgaataataaacataaagaatgtgaaaataaaacaagattaataaatgtaataataaataagatgctttatttttgttccCAAATAAATGCTagttatttcattttttctgGATTTCCTactaatttaaaattaaaagatttacaaaaattaagttttttttttgatataaaattgtgtatatttataggaAATGATATTTCCCATTTCTCAGCTTTAGACTTTTCAAAAAGTATAGAAGAACCATTTAGttcgattttttattattttcaaagtATGGGCACACTCCTACCATTGGATTTGAATGAGAAGTTTAAAGCGGGTGTGGTTGTGCCGGTTGAAGCAGACAGTTGCCTAGATAAAAAGCCGAGTGAAGTGGTAGAAGTAAATGATAGACCCAATCCAACGGGCCCATTTTTAGATGCAAATTTTGTAAACACGGAGGATGAAACCCAACTTAGTGACGATGCAAAGATAGAAATTTTGATGAAAGtagaaaaaaagataaaaccaaaattaattatttataattgtccagataaatatgatctaacaaaatatttgaaagaaaaaaataataataaaaataaactatttcaatgcatattttatgaagacatttttaaagatgtatatacatctattgtagaaaatgaatccgaagaatatttaacaaaattgttaaaacaaaaaaaggagcaaataaaaattgaagtatatataaaatatttaaaacaacGATTAAGAAATTCTACTGACTACTTATTTTCTAATATAGTTTTGTTAAACCTTTCAAAAGGGGAAGAGAAAGAAGCGGGCGAATCAAACGAATCGAGCGAATCGAATGAAACTGACGAAGTGGCAAACCGAATGGAAGACATTTACAACCTGATTGAGCTTAAGAAGGTTGTgcattttattcatttcaaaaaatttgagGAATTACAAATAGAAGATAAAATAAGGTTGtcaattttaaatgattataaaatattaagtcACGATGTTTTGAAAAACGAGACAGATAGTATACCTAACGAAATAGCTGAAGTAGATATAGATTTTAAAAACGAAGGATTACAATTTGGAGATAGTATAAAATTTAGTAGTTGCATAGAATATATTGAAGACAGAAACGAACTTGAAGGATTGCCAGATGAAGAGATAACAAAATTGAGTTCAGCAAGTCAGGAAAATAACCAACAAAGCGATTCAGAAAAAGGGGAAGAGACAAATATAGTGGATATAGACCATGAGGTAAAAAGCGATGAAAATTTGGCGACCAAAAAAGATGATGACGAATGGAAGTATAACAAAGAGACTGaagagaaaataaattcagttttaaataaatacccAGATGTAGAATAtagttgtatatatttaaacagAAGTATACCAAATAATTgtaacaatatattttgccctaaaattattattttgtttatacctcaaaatatttatttacaattttatatgtcATTTATGATATGCTccgttttaaaaaattttatttccatcaatatgaaaaatatatatgatgagAATTGTGTgaaggaaaaaattaaaaaaggaattagAGAAGGAAGAAAGAAAGGTAGAGTAAATGAGGTTgtgaattttataaatatagaaaaccCAAGTttggaaaataatacaataaacAATCCGAATAATTATGTAGAAATAAAAACCATGTTTGAAAccataattaataaaataaaaaatacagataataatatattattaagtgGCTTTCCAATtgttcaaaataaatataatattagcgactatttttatcaatttaattttttaaaaaattttaaaatcgATGGAATAATTTCTCTTTACTTTAATTCTCTATACTTAGACAATTTAAGTAGTGATGGAAATATCTCTCtaaatgaatatacaaaattgaccgaatttattaaaaaagaatttaCATGCaaacataaattatattttaaaactatAAACAGCCAAAATgacataaataatgttCTCACAAATATTTCGGAAATGGTTCAATCTCCCTAA